One Myxococcales bacterium genomic window carries:
- a CDS encoding DUF2786 domain-containing protein, whose translation MAPRLSPNPARTPGAPSAQQAFAWGPPNAPAATAATAATAATPPPASPPRTTSPPAPNPPPPASAPRTTAPPPPPLASPPPAEATAARLSAELEAALQREVRAAFAWENHARFGTRLRAPVFTLADTTTRLGQWLRTTRTLELSRPLVLARPWPEVLSVLLHEMAHQFVDEVLQIRHEDPHGPTFAEVCAARGIDGRAHGAPVPVPGADAAGDRVLDKIRKLLALAASANQHEAELAMRKAHELMLRHNIDSAAGQRAYQVRHVGDATQRRTQVDGMIALILSEFFFVKVIQIPVYLPALGRRGHLYELTGTAPNLDLAEHVYEFLRGTAERLWQANRFDARVKSGHDRLRYQAGVIQGFHDKLVAERGELRGTGLVWVGDADLDDYYHRRNPRIVKKSRRYRADGAHAAGREAGRRIVLHKPVTRGGGGGGPKLLG comes from the coding sequence ATGGCACCTCGGCTCAGCCCGAACCCCGCCCGCACGCCCGGCGCGCCGTCGGCGCAGCAGGCGTTCGCCTGGGGCCCGCCGAACGCTCCAGCGGCGACAGCGGCGACGGCGGCGACGGCAGCGACGCCACCGCCCGCGTCGCCGCCGCGGACCACTTCGCCACCCGCACCCAACCCACCGCCCCCGGCGTCGGCCCCGCGGACCACCGCGCCCCCGCCGCCGCCGCTCGCGTCACCGCCGCCCGCCGAGGCCACCGCCGCGCGGCTGTCGGCCGAGCTCGAGGCCGCGCTCCAGCGCGAGGTCCGCGCGGCCTTCGCCTGGGAGAACCACGCGCGGTTCGGCACCCGCCTGCGCGCGCCGGTGTTCACCCTGGCCGACACCACCACCCGCCTGGGCCAGTGGCTCCGCACCACGCGCACGCTCGAGCTGTCGCGGCCGCTGGTGCTGGCGCGGCCGTGGCCCGAGGTGCTGTCGGTGCTGTTGCACGAGATGGCGCACCAGTTCGTCGACGAGGTGCTGCAGATCCGCCACGAGGACCCACACGGCCCGACGTTCGCCGAGGTCTGCGCCGCGCGCGGCATCGACGGCCGCGCCCACGGCGCGCCGGTGCCGGTGCCGGGGGCCGACGCCGCCGGCGATCGCGTGCTCGACAAGATCCGCAAGCTCCTGGCGCTGGCCGCCAGCGCCAACCAGCACGAGGCCGAGCTGGCGATGCGCAAGGCCCACGAGCTGATGCTGCGCCACAACATCGACAGCGCCGCCGGCCAGCGGGCCTACCAGGTGCGCCACGTCGGCGACGCCACGCAGCGGCGCACGCAGGTCGACGGGATGATCGCGCTGATCCTGTCGGAGTTCTTCTTCGTCAAGGTCATCCAGATCCCGGTCTACCTGCCGGCGCTGGGCCGCCGCGGCCACCTCTACGAGCTGACCGGCACCGCGCCCAACCTCGACCTGGCCGAGCACGTCTACGAGTTCCTGCGCGGCACCGCCGAGCGGCTGTGGCAGGCCAACCGCTTCGACGCCCGGGTCAAGAGCGGCCACGATCGCCTGCGCTACCAGGCCGGCGTGATCCAGGGCTTCCACGACAAGCTCGTCGCCGAGCGCGGCGAGCTGCGCGGCACCGGCCTCGTCTGGGTCGGCGACGCCGACCTCGACGACTACTACCACCGCCGCAACCCGCGCATCGTCAAGAAGAGCCGCCGCTACCGCGCCGACGGCGCCCACGCCGCCGGGCGCGAGGCCGGCCGCCGGATCGTGCTGCACAAGCCGGTCACCCGCGGCGGCGGCGGCGGCGGCCCCAAGCTGCTCGGCTGA
- a CDS encoding flotillin family protein translates to MQILLVVAIALVVAFLAILWIVNKLIYICPPNEVLIFSGGQRPLGDADGRTVGYRVIQGGRGIRVPLFEQVDRMDLSNMPIELRVTSAYSKGGIPLNVQGVANVKISSQKVHLANAIERFLGRPRAEIIAVARETLEGNLRGVLATLTPEEVNQDREKFAKELLHEADADLARLGIELDNLKIQHVSDDKAYLDSLGRQQSAELVKNSRISEAENRSLSAERTAANAQTQEIAKLEAEIAKARAEAARRILEAQTRKLALVAEQKGQVQAIVARAKADVSVQQARLAQVRFQLIADKIKPAEARKAQLIENARGQAARLIEEGKATAAAIRSLAETWSQTGDHARQIFVAQKLTGLVTSLMSTVGDLAIDKVTVIDKSLTAGGGNFAVNAAITAEQLKQTMGVDVAAIVRGLGARPAAPVTPPAPAPAATTVAVPAPPRPRSPTTPRAGA, encoded by the coding sequence ATGCAGATCCTGCTCGTCGTCGCGATCGCGCTGGTCGTCGCCTTCCTCGCGATCCTGTGGATCGTCAACAAGCTCATCTACATCTGTCCGCCCAACGAGGTGCTCATCTTCTCTGGGGGCCAGCGGCCGCTCGGCGACGCCGACGGCCGGACCGTCGGCTACCGCGTGATCCAGGGCGGGCGCGGCATCCGGGTGCCGCTGTTCGAGCAGGTCGACCGCATGGATCTGTCGAACATGCCGATCGAGCTCCGCGTCACCAGCGCCTACTCCAAGGGCGGGATCCCGCTCAACGTCCAGGGCGTCGCCAACGTCAAGATCTCGAGCCAGAAGGTCCACCTCGCCAACGCCATCGAGCGCTTCCTCGGCCGGCCGCGCGCGGAGATCATCGCGGTCGCGCGCGAGACCCTCGAGGGCAACCTCCGCGGGGTGCTGGCCACGCTGACGCCCGAGGAGGTCAACCAGGACCGCGAGAAGTTCGCCAAGGAGCTCCTGCACGAGGCCGACGCCGATCTCGCCCGGCTCGGGATCGAGCTCGACAACCTCAAGATCCAGCACGTGTCCGACGACAAGGCGTACCTCGACTCGCTGGGCCGCCAGCAGAGCGCCGAGCTGGTCAAGAACTCCCGGATCTCCGAGGCCGAGAACCGCTCGCTCTCCGCCGAGCGCACGGCGGCCAACGCCCAGACCCAGGAGATCGCGAAGCTCGAGGCCGAGATCGCCAAGGCTCGCGCCGAGGCCGCCCGCCGGATCCTCGAGGCCCAGACCCGCAAGCTCGCGCTGGTCGCCGAGCAGAAGGGGCAGGTCCAGGCGATCGTCGCGCGCGCCAAGGCCGACGTCTCGGTGCAGCAGGCCCGCCTGGCCCAGGTCCGGTTCCAGCTCATCGCCGACAAGATCAAGCCGGCCGAGGCGCGCAAGGCCCAGCTCATCGAGAACGCCCGCGGCCAGGCCGCGCGCCTGATCGAGGAGGGCAAGGCGACCGCGGCCGCGATCCGCTCGCTGGCCGAGACCTGGAGCCAGACCGGCGACCACGCCCGCCAGATCTTCGTCGCCCAGAAGCTGACCGGCCTGGTGACCTCGCTGATGTCGACCGTCGGCGATCTCGCGATCGACAAGGTCACCGTGATCGACAAGAGCCTGACCGCCGGCGGCGGCAACTTCGCGGTCAACGCCGCGATCACCGCCGAGCAGCTCAAGCAGACCATGGGCGTCGACGTCGCCGCGATCGTCCGTGGCCTGGGCGCGCGGCCGGCCGCGCCGGTGACGCCGCCGGCCCCGGCCCCCGCCGCGACCACGGTCGCGGTGCCCGCCCCGCCGCGGCCGCGCTCGCCGACGACGCCGCGCGCCGGCGCCTGA